CGCCGTCGTGCGCGCGCAGGTACGCCCTGCCCGCACGGTCGCTGGCCATGACCGCGTGCGGGTTCGCCCCGACGTCGCCGATCAGTTCGTGCAGCGCGACGACGAGGTCCTCGGCGACGGGGGGAGCACGGACGACGACGTCGTCGCCGGGCTGGAGGTCGACGGAGTGGTCGACGACGATCTCTGCGTGCTCGCGGATGCGCGGGTCCATACCGGATACTCGGACGGGGCGCGCAAAAACGGTTGGTCCTGCGGCGAAGCCGGAAGCGTATCCGATCGCGACCGGCGCTAGCTGCTATTTCCGCCGGCTGTCCTCGACGCCCTGCTTGAACCCCTTGACCGTGCGCCGGACCATCAGGTAGAGGAAGAATACCAGCGCGAGGAGGGCGGCGAGGATGCCGTAGGTGATGAGGTCGGGCATGGGCAGCGCTTCGTCGGCGCCCGGGAAAGTCGTTTCGAGCGTGGACCGCGCTCGCTGCCGCGAGCGTCGCCAGCGCGCGCAGCGGAGTGTGGGTGAAATCACTCTTTGAGCAACACTAAAGGGTCATACGGTCGTAGTACATACGAAACGATCATGTCACTGCTGCCCTCCCGGGACCCGGCGTCCCCCGACGCGGATCCGCGGGTGATCCCCGTCGACAGCGACGACGCCGACGAGGTGCTGTCGGCGCTGTCGGCGGAGACGGCCCGGAAGCTGCTCGCC
This genomic interval from Halomicrobium urmianum contains the following:
- a CDS encoding DUF7859 family protein, which gives rise to MPDLITYGILAALLALVFFLYLMVRRTVKGFKQGVEDSRRK